One Devosia lacusdianchii genomic window carries:
- a CDS encoding phosphatase PAP2 family protein, with protein sequence MIDLTKAWPLGLDSRRWPWFCFCVVLGIAVLSRVDVWASRGAIGWPDQWRAPFFFITDYGLSDWVLIPSLIVLVVALIAVVALRRLGRLVAYELALLSSFIFLGVGLPGLLTNGLKRIVGRGRPSEFDVSGAFSFQNVFNDWTFQSFPSGHTTTAIALAFVVGFLWPRLFPVFFVIGMVVGVSRVPVGMHYPTDVFGGIVVGMLGAYLVRNFYASRGWLFRRTPDGHIVARRFSAMRRAFHRARA encoded by the coding sequence ATGATCGATTTGACTAAGGCATGGCCGCTGGGCCTCGATAGCCGGCGCTGGCCGTGGTTCTGCTTCTGCGTCGTCCTCGGCATTGCCGTGTTGTCGCGGGTCGACGTCTGGGCCTCGCGTGGCGCAATTGGCTGGCCTGACCAGTGGCGCGCGCCGTTCTTTTTTATCACCGACTATGGCCTGTCCGACTGGGTGCTGATTCCCTCACTCATCGTCCTCGTCGTCGCTTTGATTGCGGTGGTGGCCCTGCGTCGACTGGGCAGGCTGGTGGCCTACGAACTGGCGCTGCTGTCGAGCTTCATCTTTCTCGGCGTCGGTTTGCCCGGCTTGTTGACCAATGGCTTGAAGCGCATCGTCGGTCGGGGCCGTCCGAGCGAGTTCGACGTCTCGGGCGCATTCTCGTTCCAGAATGTCTTCAATGACTGGACGTTTCAGAGTTTCCCGTCGGGCCACACCACTACTGCGATCGCGCTGGCCTTTGTGGTTGGGTTCCTCTGGCCGCGCCTGTTTCCGGTGTTCTTTGTTATTGGAATGGTCGTGGGCGTCTCCCGCGTACCCGTAGGCATGCACTATCCGACCGATGTGTTTGGCGGGATTGTCGTTGGTATGCTGGGCGCTTACCTGGTCCGCAACTTCTATGCTAGCCGGGGTTGGCTGTTCCGCAGGACGCCCGACGGGCACATCGTTGCCCGCCGCTTCTCTGCCATGCGACGCGCTTTTCACCGCGCCCGGGCATAG
- a CDS encoding amino acid ABC transporter substrate-binding protein, whose translation MQKTLVTIAVAASLGLGATAAQAATLDDVKAKDYVQCGVTGGVPGFSAPDANNVWSGLEVDFCRAVAAAIFNDAEKVRYTPLTSQERFAALSAGEIDILSRTTTWTMSRDTDLGISFIGTMYYDGQGFMVRKADGIASALDLSGAAICIESGTTTELNAADYFAANNLEFNTVVFVDQDEVVKAYEDGRCDVYTTDGSALAAERSKFAVPDDHIILPEIVSKEPLGPVVRQGDDQWFKINRWVYYALLEAEELGVTQANVDEMLGSDNPAIKRLLGVEGDFGTPIGLTKDWAYQVIKLIGNYGESFDRNVGPSTDIGLERGLNALWTNGGLQYAPPIR comes from the coding sequence ATGCAAAAAACGCTCGTAACGATTGCAGTCGCGGCCTCGCTCGGCCTCGGCGCGACCGCTGCCCAAGCAGCCACTCTCGACGACGTAAAAGCCAAGGACTACGTGCAGTGTGGCGTGACCGGCGGTGTGCCCGGTTTCTCCGCTCCCGACGCCAACAATGTGTGGTCCGGGCTTGAAGTCGACTTCTGCCGCGCTGTTGCTGCCGCCATTTTCAACGATGCCGAGAAAGTGCGCTACACCCCTCTGACCAGCCAGGAGCGCTTCGCTGCCCTGTCCGCTGGCGAAATCGACATCCTTTCGCGCACCACGACCTGGACCATGAGCCGCGATACCGATCTGGGTATCAGCTTCATCGGCACCATGTACTATGACGGCCAGGGCTTCATGGTTCGCAAGGCCGACGGCATTGCTTCCGCTCTCGATCTCAGCGGCGCCGCCATCTGCATCGAATCGGGCACGACCACCGAGCTGAACGCCGCCGACTATTTCGCGGCCAACAACCTCGAGTTCAACACCGTCGTGTTCGTTGACCAGGACGAAGTCGTGAAGGCCTACGAAGACGGCCGTTGCGACGTGTACACCACCGACGGTTCGGCCCTCGCTGCCGAGCGTTCCAAGTTCGCTGTGCCGGACGATCACATCATCCTGCCGGAAATTGTGTCCAAGGAACCCCTTGGCCCCGTGGTCCGTCAGGGCGATGACCAGTGGTTCAAGATCAACCGTTGGGTTTACTACGCACTGCTGGAAGCCGAAGAACTGGGCGTGACCCAGGCCAATGTCGACGAAATGCTCGGTTCCGACAATCCGGCGATCAAGCGCCTGCTCGGCGTCGAGGGCGACTTCGGTACGCCTATCGGCCTGACCAAGGACTGGGCCTACCAGGTTATCAAGCTGATCGGTAACTACGGCGAATCGTTCGACCGTAACGTTGGTCCCTCGACCGACATCGGTCTTGAGCGCGGCCTGAACGCATTGTGGACCAACGGTGGTCTGCAATACGCTCCGCCGATCCGCTAA
- the metC gene encoding cystathionine beta-lyase yields MIENDRGNNAPFSVETVLTHQGRVPDDQFGFVNTPVYRGSTVLFKTLDDLEAQRQRFLYGRAGNPTTESVEAVITELEGAYRTRLVPSGLAAVTVALLGCLKAGDDVLLTDSAYEPTRAFADGFLQQMGVTARYYDPRIGAGLADLMRPNTRAVLAESPGSLTFEVQDIPALAKVAHAGGARLIVDNSWASPLYHQPLKLGADIVVHAATKMFVGHSDAFAGTISTTEESWRGVESARRLLGFFTSGDEAFLVARGLRTLAIRMKEHQARALDIASWLEQQPEVTSVLHPALPSHPDHALFKRDFTGSGSLFAFVLAPAPRASVAAFVDKLQLFSMGYSWGGYESLCLPVVLGKNRTVRPWSAPGNLFRVHIGLEGVDDLKADLGAAMERYARAR; encoded by the coding sequence ATGATTGAGAACGATAGAGGCAACAACGCTCCCTTTTCGGTGGAGACGGTGCTCACTCACCAGGGTCGCGTGCCCGACGATCAGTTCGGATTCGTCAACACGCCGGTCTATCGCGGATCAACGGTGCTGTTCAAAACGCTTGATGATCTTGAAGCGCAACGGCAGCGGTTTCTCTACGGCCGTGCCGGCAATCCCACGACCGAAAGCGTCGAGGCGGTCATCACCGAACTTGAAGGTGCGTATCGCACTCGCCTGGTTCCCTCGGGCTTGGCCGCAGTAACCGTTGCGCTGCTGGGTTGCCTCAAGGCCGGTGACGACGTCCTACTCACCGACAGCGCCTATGAGCCGACCCGCGCATTTGCGGATGGGTTCCTGCAGCAGATGGGGGTAACGGCGCGCTACTACGACCCACGGATCGGAGCGGGCCTTGCCGACCTCATGCGGCCGAATACGCGGGCGGTGCTGGCGGAAAGCCCGGGGTCGCTGACCTTCGAGGTGCAGGATATTCCGGCGCTCGCCAAGGTCGCCCATGCGGGCGGCGCGCGGTTGATCGTCGATAACAGCTGGGCCAGCCCGCTCTATCACCAACCACTGAAACTGGGCGCCGACATTGTGGTCCATGCCGCGACCAAGATGTTTGTCGGCCACTCGGACGCGTTCGCCGGCACAATATCGACGACAGAGGAGAGCTGGCGCGGCGTGGAAAGCGCACGCCGCCTGCTTGGCTTCTTCACCTCTGGGGACGAGGCCTTTCTTGTCGCGCGCGGGCTGCGCACGCTTGCCATCCGCATGAAGGAGCATCAGGCGCGGGCGCTCGACATTGCAAGTTGGCTTGAGCAGCAGCCGGAGGTGACCTCGGTGCTGCACCCTGCCCTGCCCAGCCATCCGGACCATGCGCTGTTCAAGCGCGACTTCACCGGCTCAGGTAGCCTATTTGCGTTCGTACTGGCTCCAGCGCCCCGCGCCAGCGTGGCCGCGTTCGTCGACAAGCTGCAATTGTTCTCGATGGGTTATTCCTGGGGCGGCTATGAGAGCCTCTGCCTGCCCGTGGTGCTCGGCAAAAATCGCACGGTTCGGCCGTGGTCCGCGCCGGGCAACCTGTTCCGGGTGCATATCGGGCTCGAAGGCGTAGACGACCTCAAGGCCGATCTCGGCGCCGCAATGGAGCGCTATGCCCGGGCGCGGTGA